In the Podarcis muralis chromosome 15, rPodMur119.hap1.1, whole genome shotgun sequence genome, TGGGTGAAGCAGggtggcctttggtctgatcttgcAGAACTCTTTTGATGTTCTCACTAGAATCAAGAGAATGGTTTGCAGCACACAGCAGCCTCACATCACATCAGGGGCATTTCAGATGGCCGGCGGATGGCCATCACGTCACCCAAGTCCTCTGTTCCCCAGTGGCTGCTCCTGGGGGAAATGGCTCGCTCGTGCTTACATGGCGGAAGGAAAAGCTAGAGTCATAAGATTGGTGGGAGCATCGGGGCACAGCGAGTCCCCTCCGCCAGGCCCAAAGCAGATGCTTGACTTTTAAAACAGGGAATTCTGAAGCTGTTTCCCCCTAAAGCTGCTGGTGCTTGGACAAATGGGTCAGTTAAGAAGGAGAAAGTCGGAGATCACGATAATTGCTGCATTTTAGATGCTTTTTTTGCTCGCTCGATTGAAACTGCTTGAGGGGCGCTGCAGAGGAGGATAAATGGGTTGGCTTAATTAGATTTATGGCTCATCCTGTTCCCAAAGACTGGGGGCAGATGTCATCACCCTTGTATTCAAAACAAGGGTTGGGTCACTCCCCACACCCTCCAAATTGTATCAAGGAGGAATGGCTATGCTTGGATCCAAGCCGGGGTCCTTGAGGTAACTCtccagtaagaacataagaagaggcctcctggatcaggccaatggaccatctaatccggcatcctgttctcacagggccaaactagatgccccaaagggaagttatcaaggaggacctgagcacaagagcccttgtggtttccagcaaccgccATTcacaagcattgctgcttccaactgtgggggcagagcagagccatcgtggctagtagtcCTCTccactgaatttgtctaatcttcttttgaagccatcaaggttggtggccaccacttcCTCCCTTGGGAGggggttccatagtttaactctgcgctgtgtgaagaaggattttcttcttcatcttccctgaatcttccaacatccggcttcattggatgtccacgagttctagcgTTAGGCGAGGGAGAGGAAATTGTTTCTTTCTAAACTTTCTCCATGCCCTCCATAATGTTATAAGCCGCTATCATGTCACTTCTTTCTCGTCTTTCCTCTAAACTCCAACATCCCAAAGGCTgtagcctttcctcataggggagtgcTCCGCATCTGGTCTTTAAGCTGCAATCATGGACACTCTTGCAAGGGAGAAAACCTCCTTGATCTCTCTGGGACTTCTAATAAATAAGCTTGGATTTGGGATTTTGCTAGATTCACGCCCTTGCTGTCCGGaagagctgtccaaggtgctgaaaagCTCTTGTGCAGAGGTGGAGAACTTTGGGCTTGTGGGTGAATGaggccctccaggcttctctgtctggccctcagaactctctccaggccaTGCTCTTCACAAGCTCTGCTTCACACCCATGAGTGTTTCtgcccagctggaatgtgtccctgaattcTGACAATGCCTTgttttgcctggatgaaggatagagaggggtATCTCAGCATCTCTAGAAACTAGCTTACCATAGAACAGTGAAATTTGCATTAGTTGGCCCACCCATTTTTGCCTTGGGTTCTATCAGCCACTGATATGTGGCCCTCGGAAGGTTCCacagaaggcaatgtggcccttgggctgagaaaggttctagtgagaacatcagaagagctctgcaggaccagaccaaaggccacTCTTCTTCACACAGTTCTTGCTAATGTTCTTGCCCCAGAGCACCTGTTCCTGCCACCTGTAGATCACCTGCCATCACAGCTTTCCACCTGTGCAGCTTAAAAATCAAACCATGTGGACAAAAGAACAGTGCTTTGTGAGACCTGACAATCAACTGATCCTTGGTGCCTGCAAAGTGCAGGCTTTTGCAGAcactgacaatcagctgattgctGACATCCTGCAACCCTAGCCTGAATGGACAGcagattctatctatctatctatctatctatctatctatctatctatctatctatcatctatctatctatctatcatctatctatctatatcatctatctatctatctatctatctatctatctatctatctatctatctatctatctatctatatctatctatcatctatctatctatctatctatctatctatctatctatctatcatctatcacatttataacccacctttcctccaaggagctcaaggtggcgcctgtggttctcctctcctcctggttcttcttacaacaaccctgtgaggtaggttaggctgagggacagtgactggcccaagatcacctagCAAGTGTCATCATGACCAAGTGGGAATttgatccctggtctcccaggtcctcatcCATCACTAAAACCACACTGGTTCTCGgtcaggggtgtcaacttgaataaaatattgaggggcccaggtaagcccaatgctgcataatcaatcacaagacacattgttcacacaccatttgaatggcggtgcccatcaactttgggggggggccattcccttcaaaaaaaatttttttttgggggggggagcaaatggaCATTGGCCCTTAGGAGGCTCCTATGCTCTCAGCGATTTGGGAGGCACCCACCCAAGTAACCAGTTCATTCGAATGCACTCGCGTTCTGACTTTTTTCCATTCAGCATTGCACATTCTGAATCTGAGGGGTgatgctggaggtgggggaaattcTCCTTGAGGGGGTGATGACACTGGGGAAATTTGGAGACCAGAGACTTAATTTGACCCACCTCTGAAAATCTCCATTGCCAACCCCCATCTTTTTGGATGGGGCAGGGAGACAAGGCAGCTCTTACTCTCTCCAGAATGGTGTCTTTCAAGGGCTTATGCTCTGCTAGGATTATAGTTGGCGAATCTGCTAGGGCTGAGCCTctgagcttgtgtgtgtgtgtgtgtgtgtgtgtgtatgtgtgtgtagcagCTATTTATAATAGGATTGTTCTTTGCTGCGTAGCCATCTCTCTAAACCCCCCTCCCATCGCCCGGCACCACATCCATGCCTCCTGTGTAATGCACCAGCTTTTATTAGCTATTAGTCCTATTACTCATGTCTGTGACTTTATTTCATCCCGCCTCTTTCCCTCGCATTGTACTTGGCTTGCCTATAAAATGTCCCTGACTGAGATTCTGAAAAGGAGAAAAGGGATCAGAAAGCCCAAAGTGGGCACCGTGGGGAGTAGGGGCAGCGAAGCCCATTAGCGGTGCTGTTTTCCAGGATCCCTCCCACAAGTCTGCCAGAAATTCAGATTATTTTCAAAACGGTGGCTGTGGATCGGAGGGAGGCTAATTATTTTTCCCAGCCCatggtttctttcttcttcttaaaaaaaataaaaataaaaaccaggtcGGCCTTTAGGTCAGGCCCCCTCATCTCATTTTGGTTCCTTAGTCAAGAGATGAAAGTGACAGGGAGTCTGGCTGCACCACGAGATAGACAGATCCATCAGTATGCTTATGCATTTCTCCAGTCTTAAACatctcatggaaattcatcagcatccaTTCACATTTCCCTTAATATACATGTTCATACACAGTCTTGCCTAACATATACAATAAAGGTATGTAACGCATTTCCTCTGAAGGcagttctgtacagtggtacctcgggttacagatgcttcaggttacagacgcttcaggttacagactccgctaacccagaaatagtacctcaggttaagaactttacttcaggatgagaacagaaacgcgtggcggcagcaggaggccccattagctaaagtggtaactcaggttaagaccagtttcaggttaagaacagacctccagaacgaattaagttcttaacctgaggtgccactgtatagtaTTTTGTTATTATGATCACCATAGTcattatttattgtgtttcttaGAGATTTCGTTGAAGGTGCTGAGATTTCTTAGGAGacccctctattcccctcacagagctgccatTCCCAAAGAAGTTTAACTGTCGTTCTCTTTTCCcagggaattatgggaattgtagttccatgaGAGgaacaggcagtgctttttttctggggggacgcaggggtatgcatacccccaaacattttgtgaatctaagtttggcctcattgaggagcagtagTTCAATATGAAcaggaaaataagagtacccctaaacatttttaaaggaaaaaagcactggaaataggAGGCTCataactctcaacacccttaatgaGCTCCAGCTtgcagaatcctttgggggaagccatgactgttcaaagtggtatcacagAGCTTTCAGTGTACGGGGTGAATGTGGCCTACGTCTACTCTGGGAAGGATTAACACAAGAAATGACTTTGAGGGCACAATCTTACGCCcaattgccacacacacacacacacaggctgaggTAGAAGGTGAGAGGGTGGGTATGTTAATGTGCCATCAGGCCTGGATTGGGCGTGATGTCATCATGTGACATTGGTGGGGCTGGCGTGGGAGTCAATGGGATTCTGGGCCAGCTCAGTCTCTCCCACCATCAACCACCAGAATGTCTTATTTGGGGCTCCCTATTGGTGGGGATCCTGCAGGTGGGTACTTCTACCTGCCCCTGAGCTGGCATTTTGATGTTGGCATCAGAGGCAAGGGACGAATTCAAGCTAGCACCAAGAAGACTGCTCCATCTAGAAGAAATTATTGTTGAATGGAATGATCAACCTTCTCCCCCCACAACACATTGTCTGTGAGTTCTCCTGATCTCTCCCAAGCCAATTTAGGGGGTGTCAGggcaaagaagaggaggaaagctCTGTTGCTCTATCAGGTCCTTGTGTGGGCTTCCACTGGTGCAAGCAGTTAACTTAATCTGGCCTGCTGGTCAGTTGGAGTAGGTGTGGAAGATTGAGCTCCACACAATCTACCATGCCTGGTGCATGCCTGGTGTGGTTTGGACTGCACCTCCAAATCTCTCCCTTGACTTTTCACAATTTGCCAGGTGGTTTTGGGCAGGTGCGCATGGGAATATATTTAGGTTCCTCCTTTCTCGTCCTCTCACAGGCTTTGAAGCATCAAGCAGAGAGGATCCCAGTTCCTGGAGGAAATGTGTTCTTGAGGAGAGAAGGCCTGGAGTCTCCTCAGTGACGTCCACCTAAGGGGAATGCATCCCATCTTTTGAGAGGTAAGCTTCTGGGATGACGGGACAAGGGTATTGCTCCAGGGATGTGGAGTGTATCTCTGTGCTAGGAAGAGGATTGGTTTGCAAGTATAAAAAACCAATGACAGTAACAGTGTGTTGCTTGAACTTCTGAATGCTTCTTTCTATAGAAAATGCACAACCGAAGCTGGGTTGGGTGGAAATCTTTCTGTTTGACACTGGCGGAAGCTCAAACCGTGACTGCATTGCAGGCAAAGCAGGGACCTGTTGCTTTTATCTAGGCAGCATGGGAAATTTCACTCTTCCCACCTAGAAACAGTACAAAGGTAAATATGGTACCTGTTGCTCCACCCTTTTCCCCCTGCTAGCtcctcccaccactggcatgtgggtcTCAGAAGGTCGCCCAGAGGGAAATGTGACCCTCAGggtgaaaaaggttcctcactccgGTGTACTGTTGAAGTGAATTAGGTAGGCTCACATGAAAGAGGTTAACATCTGGTTACCGCAGCAGCCATTTTCTCTGAGATTCGCCACAGCCCAGAGCTTCAGAAACAGAATATCAGCTGGAACATCTGAAGTGTGGGGGGCATATCAGTGCCTTTGCCCCTCCCTAGTAAATCTTGTATGttttgcttcctttttaaaattattttaagccACTTTGGGGGCtccagcttaaaaggtaaaggtaaaggacccctgacagttaagtccactcaaagacgactctggggttgtggtgcacatctcactttacaggctgaaggagctggcgtttgtccgcagacagttttccgggtcatgtggccagcatgactaaaccgctgcaatgggacaccatggcggaaaccagagcgcacggaaacacagatTACcctcccaccgcagtggtacctatttatctacttgcactggtgtgctttcaaactgctaggttggcagaagctgggactgagcagcgggagctcaccctgtcacagggattcaaacctccgaccttctgatcggcaagcccaagaggctcagtggtttagaccacagtgccacccgcatcccagcttagaaatgctctaaataaatgagGGAGTCTGTAAGTAGTCCTGTCAAGAGTGCTACAAAGTGCAACACAAAGCGGTTGTGAGGTCGACCTGTAATTGTGTGAGTGAAGGGAAACGCTCCTAGGGCCCAATGATGCACAGTCTACAATAATGCTGGCCACTGCCTGCCTGCTAGCTGGACTCTACTGGCTCAGAATATTCTAGGgtgccaaagaatgttcacaaacattcCAACTTCTGAGTGACACTGAAGATCAAGTCGGCTCCTGTGAGGGAAATGGGAAAGCAAGTTGGGctgagggaggaaaagaaaagaactcagagCATCAGggaatgttcacaaacattcCGACGGTCGAATGACCATATCAGGATGTCAGAAATCAGGGAAATGGAAGGTCAGTTGGGCCgagagagaaaaacaagcaaATTCTCAGAGCTTTGAGGTGTGGGCTTTGGGAGCAGAAGCAAAGGATCAGAGGCTTCGAGGAGTCAGGAATGAGAGACAGGTGATGAAAACACGCATTGGATAAGGGGGGCCGTATCCTCTTGTCTGCAGAGGGAGCTATAGTGGTGGGTGTGTGGTGGAGCTGTGGGGCTGCCCTCCTTACttgactgctgctgctggggtTGGACATGGCAGTGGGGAGATCAGGGCTGCTTTAGAGCTGCCCCACCATAATCCCAGAGCCGCCTAGGTAGGCTGCAGTGATGCCAGTGCTGGGACAGCTCCAAAGCTCTGCACCAGCACACTGGCCACTACCGAAAGGTAGGTTCAGCAGTCACAACAACAGCGACAACTGGGTATGCGGCTTcaggtctctctctttttaaataaacCAATTAAAAATAACAAGGACCCAAAATGTGCTAAGTAAGGTTGGCCACCGGGCAGGGTTCCAAGCTGTCTtccccctgctcctccacctcgAAGGTGGAACCCCGGTGGAAGACAGCCAGGATGTTTTTTCTCGGGACGTTGAGCGGAATGCAGCCAAAGCCAAACGCCCCATAGTGGGGGTCAGGTAAAGTGGCCCCACACTGTACCCAGTTCTGCTGGCCTGGCTCCCAGTAATGGATCGCGCTGGAATAGCGGTCGCTGCTGTCGCCCCCGAAGACATACACCCTCTTCCTCCAGCAGACGACGCCCGGGTAAGAGAtggcgatggggaggagaggGATGGAGAGTTCTTGGTTCACCGTGCCATCGCTCAGCAAGCAGACGCAACGGCCGGTGAAGTACCGGGAGCCTTCGTTGCCCTCCCCAGAAAGCCCCCCGACCACAAATATGCAGTCGCCCAAGGTGACAGCGCTGGCCTCGTAGAATTCAAAGGCCATGGGGACCTGGGACCAGGCGCCGGATTTGATGTCGTAAACCAGGAACCCCTTGTGAGGGGCAGGAAGTTCGGCGTCATCCCTTTCCCCGCCGACGAGGTACAGTTTGCTCTTGAGTGTCACAGCGGCGAAATAAGTCAAGGCAAAGGGGAGGCTGGAGATTTCCATCCACTCCTCGCGCTCCAAGTCATAGCTCTCGGCACACACGAGAGTCCCGGTGCTGTCCCAGCCGCCGGCAGCGTACAGCCTTTTGTGGCATAGGAGGAAGGCATGCCATGCCCGGGCTGTGGTCATGGGAGGCAGCTTGGACCAGTGGCCCCCAAGAGTGTCGTATACCAGGAGGTTATTGGAGTAGGAGCCATCTAAATGCTGCCCGCCGGTGATGTAGAGCTTGTGGCCCAGAGAGACGCAGCTAGGCGAGGTCAGCGATTTCAGGTCGGGAAGCTGCTCCCACTGCTCAGTGGATGGGTCGAAGAAGTGGACCTGAGAATCCAGCTCCTCATCCCCCAGGTTCATCTTGCTCCATTTGGGGAGCCCCACGCACACCACGCCCTTGTGGTACATGCCTTGCCGTAGGCCTCTGCTGGCCCACAGCCGTTCAGGGACGCTGAGTTCCTCCCACGGCAGTCGGACGCACTCATAAAACTCTTCTGTCTCGGCCCGGACCTCAGCCAGTTCCTCAGGGCTCAGGAGAGAGAGGCGGATGTGGTCCATCAGGGCCGCGTGCTTCAGGAGGCGCTCATCAGGGTTGTGGTACACCCAGCGGCGCATGGCCCTGTAGATGGTCAGTTCGGAGTCCACCTCCAGGCCGTCCGAGGCAATTATGCTGACCAGGACGCTGAAGTCGAGGGCAAGGAAGGCTGTGAGCTCTATGAGGTGCTCGAAATGGAAGGCAATGTAGCGCGAGGCCGGGCGGAGGAGAGGCCGGTGGTTGTGGGAATAGGCCAGCACGTAAAGACCCAAGCAGTTCTCCATGGAAATCCTCTCCATGAGGAATCTGCaaggagcagaggaggaaagactTTTCTCATATATGGCATGGCAGAGAGAAAACAGGTAGACTGGGacatgctttcccccctctttcgtAATATCAGAACTTACAATATTAGAGCATAGCAGAGCAAttgaaagtgctgcttttgacctgcaAAGCCTTATTCCTCTTGGACTGCCTTTATCCATACGAACTAACCTGAACCCTGCAAccatcatttgaggcccttcttcatgtgccctctCCATGAGATGGTGGCAACAGAAGAACAgcgccttttcagtggtggcttcctatttgcggaatgctctctccagggaggtgccatcattacatatcttcaggTGCCAGACAAAAAACTTCCTTTTTAAACAGACCTTTGGTATTTAACCCCTTAGatgggatgttttaatgtatccCACTCCCTAGTCTTACGTATGGTTTTTGTTGTAAGTCATTTTTGTAAGACACGTTGATTTGCCATGGCAAAAAATAAGGAGACTGAAGAGGACAGGCTGGTTCTGAACTGGCTGTGCAACCCCACAGGGATGTGTCTTTAGATCAGGAATGGCAAAGTTGTGGCCTTCCAGCTCTCTGGACTCCAtcagtggtcaggagtgatggggaattgtagtctggaaaCATGtgaagggccacagtttccccttccctgctttTGATGCACTGACCTACCCCTTCCTTATTACCTGGTGATGATTTCCAACGCGGACATGATTTGAAGCCTGCTGGCTGCTGTGAACAGCTCTTCTACGTCTTCAGAGAGGAGCAGCAGCTCCCCTGTATAGATGTAATCCAGGAGCCTCTGGAGGGAGGAAGCGGTCAAATCCATCAGCACAATTTCGCCCTCCCGGGATTCCTTGAAGGTGCTGGTGAACATTCGTTGGAAGTAGAGGCTGATGGAAGCCAAGAGTGTTctggaggggaagaggagagatgCGCTAGGATGCATCACACAGAGAGAAGAGGCGATAGAGAAGATGCTTTGCACCTGGGCTGATTCTACCATTAGAAAGAGCAAGGCAGTTGCATCAGGCAGGAgttgctggggtggtggtggtggcagggatTGACAGCAAGGATTTGAAGGGCAGGGCCATTTGTGTCATGTGTCCTCCCCTCTGGTCCTGACCTAGCCAGCCACTAAGGATGCTGTCCCATCAGATGTATGAGAGTAAGAAGCTTCAACTTCCGGTCTGGTTAGCTTTCATACATGCACTGGGGTGGAGGGATCCcgcctgcttcaggcagcaaaatgtcttgagcaggCATGCAGACCATCTGGGCCAAATCCCCAGCATCTGGGGTTAAAAGGAGCTTAAGGAGCAGAGTGAGGAAAGAGGCTGATGTGCAGCTGCCTGCCAGTACGCCACCAGCCAGATGGAAGAGCGATCTGGCTCTGTTTCTAAGGAGGTTTTGCATACTAGGGCAGCACAGCGCAACCTCGCTTCTGTGGACAtcacttagtataaggcagctctcggtaagaagggctgtagctcagtggtggagcaactgctttacatgcaaaaggtcccagattcaatagCCAACTCCCTGtccgaaaccccagagagccactgccagtcagtgtaggcaatagaaggcttgagagcagtacatgtgaaaaggatctaggagtcttggttgaccacaaacttgacatgagccaacagtgtgacgcggcagctaaaaaagccaatgcaattctgggctgcatcaataggagtatagcatctagatcaagggaagtaatagtgccactgtattctgctctggtcagacctcacctggagtactgtgtccagttctgggcaccacagttcaagaaggacactgacaaactggaacgtgtccagaggagggcaaccaaaatggtcaaaggcctggaaacgatgccttatgaggaacggctaagggagctgggcatgtttagcctggagaagaggaggttaaggggtgacatgatagccatgttcaaatatataaaaggatgtcatatagaggagggagaaaggttgttttctgctgctccagagaagcagacacggagcaatggatccaaactacaagaaagaagattccacctaaacattaggaagaacttcctgacagtaagagctgttcgacagtggaatttgctgccaaggagtgtggtggagtctccgtctttggaggtctttaagcagaggcttgacaaccatatgtcaggagtgctctgatggtgtttcctgcttggcaaggggttggactcaatggcccttgtggtctcttccaactctatgattctatgagaagaacctgctggatcaggcccatctagtcaagcatcctgtgttcacagtggccaagcagatgcctgcaggaatcctgcaagcaggacccaagcatgaGAACTCCCAGCCCTATGGCTTCCAGCATTTAGCATTTCTGACTCTGACTGTGGAGTCagggcatagccattgtggcttgtgGACATCAATAGCCCActcctc is a window encoding:
- the LOC114585834 gene encoding kelch-like protein 25; the encoded protein is MAKTSEAPREKELGSGDPQSELLSLKHIIKQGIRQLYQTQLLCDVTLVAEGRKFPCHRTLLASISLYFQRMFTSTFKESREGEIVLMDLTASSLQRLLDYIYTGELLLLSEDVEELFTAASRLQIMSALEIITRFLMERISMENCLGLYVLAYSHNHRPLLRPASRYIAFHFEHLIELTAFLALDFSVLVSIIASDGLEVDSELTIYRAMRRWVYHNPDERLLKHAALMDHIRLSLLSPEELAEVRAETEEFYECVRLPWEELSVPERLWASRGLRQGMYHKGVVCVGLPKWSKMNLGDEELDSQVHFFDPSTEQWEQLPDLKSLTSPSCVSLGHKLYITGGQHLDGSYSNNLLVYDTLGGHWSKLPPMTTARAWHAFLLCHKRLYAAGGWDSTGTLVCAESYDLEREEWMEISSLPFALTYFAAVTLKSKLYLVGGERDDAELPAPHKGFLVYDIKSGAWSQVPMAFEFYEASAVTLGDCIFVVGGLSGEGNEGSRYFTGRCVCLLSDGTVNQELSIPLLPIAISYPGVVCWRKRVYVFGGDSSDRYSSAIHYWEPGQQNWVQCGATLPDPHYGAFGFGCIPLNVPRKNILAVFHRGSTFEVEEQGEDSLEPCPVANLT